One Sanguibacter sp. HDW7 DNA window includes the following coding sequences:
- a CDS encoding APC family permease, with product MTSAPLARRLTLGDAVTLGLGSMLGAGVFAALAPAAGLAGRWLLVALGIAALVATANALSTAQLAAQHPVAGGAYAYGRARLGPWWGFVAGWGFVVGKTASCAAMALTLGAYAWPGHERVVALVALALLVAIDVAGVTRTARATRALLVVTLLALGTLVIVVAVAAATGTLAVPDILGSVDAAGAGAPTGTMLDLQAAPDLTGILGAAGLLFFALAGYARVATLGEEVRDPARTIPRAVAIALVGAVAVVALVAAAALAALGPAALAASVAPLADTARAAGAPWLVPVVGVAAVTASGGALLALLAGVGRTTFAMAREGDLPRALAHVGTRWRTPTTATLLVGAAVAVLVWTTDLRGVLGASSAGVLLYYGVANAAAWTQPRGERIVPRWVPALGLAGCLALVATLPRDALAVAGAVLVAGAVGRVLAQAVGRRGEPRGDADDAPL from the coding sequence GTGACCTCTGCCCCTCTTGCCCGCCGCCTCACGCTCGGCGACGCCGTGACGCTCGGCCTCGGCTCGATGCTCGGGGCCGGCGTGTTCGCCGCGCTCGCGCCCGCGGCCGGGCTCGCAGGGCGGTGGCTGCTCGTGGCGCTCGGGATCGCGGCGCTCGTCGCGACGGCGAACGCCCTGTCGACGGCGCAGCTCGCCGCGCAGCACCCGGTTGCGGGCGGCGCGTACGCCTACGGGCGGGCCCGGCTCGGCCCCTGGTGGGGGTTCGTCGCGGGGTGGGGCTTCGTCGTGGGCAAGACCGCGAGCTGCGCCGCGATGGCGCTCACGCTCGGCGCGTACGCGTGGCCGGGCCACGAGCGCGTCGTCGCACTCGTGGCGCTCGCGCTGCTCGTCGCCATCGACGTCGCGGGGGTGACACGGACGGCGCGTGCGACGCGCGCGCTGCTCGTCGTCACGCTGCTCGCGCTCGGGACGCTCGTCATCGTCGTGGCGGTCGCGGCCGCGACGGGGACGCTCGCTGTGCCCGACATCCTCGGCAGCGTTGACGCGGCCGGTGCTGGCGCTCCGACCGGCACGATGCTCGACCTCCAGGCAGCCCCCGACCTCACCGGCATCCTCGGCGCCGCCGGCCTCCTCTTCTTCGCGCTTGCCGGCTACGCGCGCGTGGCGACGCTCGGCGAGGAGGTACGCGACCCTGCGCGGACGATCCCGCGCGCCGTGGCCATCGCGCTCGTCGGTGCCGTCGCCGTCGTCGCCCTCGTCGCTGCGGCGGCGCTCGCCGCGCTCGGCCCGGCGGCTCTCGCGGCGTCGGTGGCCCCGCTCGCCGACACGGCGCGGGCTGCGGGCGCGCCGTGGCTCGTGCCTGTCGTCGGCGTCGCGGCGGTCACGGCGTCGGGCGGGGCCTTGCTCGCGCTGCTCGCGGGCGTGGGGCGCACGACGTTCGCGATGGCCCGGGAGGGTGACCTGCCGCGCGCGCTCGCGCACGTCGGCACCAGGTGGCGCACGCCGACGACGGCGACGCTGCTCGTCGGGGCTGCGGTCGCCGTCCTCGTGTGGACGACGGACCTGCGCGGCGTGCTCGGGGCGTCGTCGGCCGGCGTGCTGCTCTACTACGGCGTCGCGAACGCGGCGGCGTGGACGCAGCCCCGAGGCGAGCGGATCGTGCCGCGCTGGGTGCCCGCGCTCGGGCTCGCCGGCTGCCTGGCGCTCGTCGCGACGCTCCCCCGTGACGCCCTCGCGGTCGCCGGCGCCGTGCTCGTCGCCGGGGCCGTCGGACGGGTGCTCGCGCAGGCCGTCGGCCGGCGCGGAGAACCCCGCGGCGACGCCGACGACGCGCCGCTCTAG
- the adhE gene encoding bifunctional acetaldehyde-CoA/alcohol dehydrogenase: protein MTTTAGPGTTSPVAQAIDALVTRGQKALDAFMLLNQEQVDHIVKKASVAALSQHGELAVLAVEETGRGVFEDKAVKNIFACEHVTNSMLKMRTVGIVGEDEITGITEIAEPVGVICGVTPVTNPTSTTIFKALIALKTRNPIVFGFHPSAQASSVAAAKVVRDAAIEAGAPADCVQWVEQPSLEATSTLMNHPGVALILATGGNAMVRAAYSCGKPALGVGAGNVPAFIERSAKLKRAVNDVVLSKAFDNGMICASEQAAILDAPIYDDAMAEFAKLHAYRATPAEKAMLEEFIFGVTAGGENCGGAKLNPAVVGQSPQWIAEKAGFTVPEDTSIILAEVTEVGPNEPLTREKLCPVLAVLRAESAEEGIRLSEQMVEFDGLGHSGSIHSEDQAIIREFGSRIKAVRIITNAPSSLGGIGDIYNAFIPSLTLGCGSYGHNSVSNNVSAVNLVNIKRIGRRNNNLQWFKVPAKTYFEPNAIRYLADMRGISRVTIVTDSTMTKLGFVDKILDVLNRRGERIALQIIDDVMPEPTVDFVQKGAALMRHFNPDTIIALGGGSPMDAAKVMWLLYEHPEIEFADMKEKFFDVRKRAFKFPDLGEKASLVCIPTTSGTGSEMTPFAVISDPAKGKKYPLADYALTPTVAIVDPALTAMMPSFLVADSGFDALTHATEAYVSVYANDYTDGLCLHAIKLIFENIADSVKGGPGATDERTVKAREKMHNASTISGMAFGNAFLGIVHAMAHVTGGTFKLVHGRTNATYLPHVIRYNGTVPTKLTSWPKYEHYVAPERFQEIAKHLGLPASTPEEGVESYARAVEELREQVGIPASFQLQGVDEELFISKLDELAMGAYEDQCAPANPRMPMLDDMKILMEAAYYGTSFAEVKASRKAVGAAAVEAGAEPAEAPKARKAARKR from the coding sequence ATGACCACCACCGCCGGCCCCGGCACCACCAGCCCCGTCGCCCAGGCGATCGACGCGCTCGTCACGCGCGGCCAGAAGGCCCTCGACGCCTTCATGCTCCTCAACCAGGAGCAGGTCGACCACATCGTCAAGAAGGCCTCCGTCGCCGCCCTCTCGCAGCACGGCGAGCTCGCCGTCCTCGCGGTCGAGGAGACCGGACGCGGCGTCTTCGAGGACAAGGCCGTCAAGAACATCTTCGCGTGCGAGCACGTCACCAACTCGATGCTCAAGATGCGCACCGTCGGCATCGTCGGCGAGGACGAGATCACGGGCATCACCGAGATCGCCGAGCCCGTCGGCGTCATCTGCGGCGTCACCCCCGTGACCAACCCGACGTCGACGACGATCTTCAAGGCGCTCATCGCCCTCAAGACCCGCAACCCGATCGTCTTCGGCTTCCACCCCTCCGCGCAGGCGTCCTCCGTCGCCGCCGCGAAGGTCGTGCGTGACGCCGCGATCGAGGCCGGCGCTCCCGCCGACTGCGTCCAGTGGGTCGAGCAGCCCTCGCTCGAGGCCACGAGCACCCTCATGAACCACCCGGGTGTCGCGCTCATCCTCGCGACCGGCGGCAACGCGATGGTCCGCGCCGCGTACTCGTGCGGCAAGCCGGCCCTCGGGGTCGGCGCGGGCAACGTCCCGGCCTTCATCGAGCGCTCCGCGAAGCTCAAGCGCGCCGTCAACGACGTCGTCCTGTCCAAGGCCTTCGACAACGGCATGATCTGCGCGTCCGAGCAGGCCGCCATCCTCGACGCCCCCATCTACGACGACGCGATGGCCGAGTTCGCCAAGCTCCACGCCTACCGCGCGACCCCCGCCGAGAAGGCGATGCTCGAGGAGTTCATCTTCGGTGTCACCGCGGGCGGCGAGAACTGCGGCGGTGCGAAGCTCAACCCGGCCGTCGTCGGCCAGTCGCCGCAGTGGATCGCCGAGAAGGCGGGCTTCACCGTCCCCGAGGACACCTCGATCATCCTCGCGGAGGTCACCGAGGTCGGCCCGAACGAGCCGCTCACCCGCGAGAAGCTCTGCCCCGTGCTCGCCGTTCTCCGCGCCGAGAGCGCCGAGGAGGGCATCCGCCTCTCCGAGCAGATGGTCGAGTTCGACGGCCTGGGCCACTCCGGCTCGATCCACTCCGAGGACCAGGCGATCATCCGCGAGTTCGGCTCGCGCATCAAGGCGGTCCGCATCATCACGAACGCGCCCAGCTCGCTCGGCGGCATCGGCGACATCTACAACGCGTTCATCCCGTCGCTCACGCTCGGCTGCGGCTCCTACGGCCACAACTCGGTGTCGAACAACGTCTCCGCGGTCAACCTCGTCAACATCAAGCGCATCGGGCGGAGGAACAACAACTTGCAGTGGTTCAAGGTCCCGGCCAAGACGTACTTCGAGCCGAACGCCATCCGCTACCTCGCCGACATGCGTGGTATCTCGCGGGTCACGATCGTCACCGACTCGACGATGACCAAGCTCGGCTTCGTCGACAAGATCCTCGACGTCCTCAACCGTCGTGGCGAGCGCATCGCGCTGCAGATCATCGACGACGTCATGCCCGAGCCGACCGTCGACTTCGTCCAGAAGGGTGCCGCCCTCATGCGGCACTTCAACCCGGACACGATCATCGCCCTCGGTGGCGGCTCGCCCATGGACGCCGCCAAGGTCATGTGGCTGCTCTACGAGCACCCCGAGATCGAGTTCGCGGACATGAAGGAGAAGTTCTTCGACGTCCGCAAGCGCGCCTTCAAGTTCCCCGACCTCGGTGAGAAGGCCTCGCTCGTCTGCATCCCGACGACCTCGGGCACCGGCTCGGAGATGACGCCGTTCGCGGTGATCTCCGACCCCGCCAAGGGCAAGAAGTACCCCCTCGCGGACTACGCGCTCACGCCGACCGTCGCGATCGTCGACCCGGCCCTCACCGCGATGATGCCGTCGTTCCTCGTCGCCGACTCCGGCTTCGACGCCCTCACGCACGCGACCGAGGCCTACGTCTCCGTCTACGCGAACGACTACACCGACGGTCTGTGCCTCCACGCGATCAAGCTGATCTTCGAGAACATCGCAGACTCGGTCAAGGGTGGCCCCGGCGCGACCGACGAGCGCACCGTCAAGGCGCGCGAGAAGATGCACAACGCCTCGACGATCTCCGGCATGGCGTTCGGCAACGCGTTCCTCGGCATCGTCCACGCGATGGCGCACGTCACGGGCGGCACGTTCAAGCTCGTCCACGGCCGCACCAACGCGACGTACCTGCCGCACGTCATCCGCTACAACGGCACCGTCCCGACCAAGCTCACGAGCTGGCCGAAGTACGAGCACTACGTGGCCCCCGAGCGCTTCCAGGAGATCGCCAAGCACCTCGGCCTCCCGGCGAGCACCCCGGAGGAGGGCGTCGAGTCCTACGCCCGGGCCGTCGAGGAGCTGCGCGAGCAGGTCGGCATCCCGGCCTCGTTCCAGCTGCAGGGTGTCGACGAGGAGCTCTTCATCTCCAAGCTCGACGAGCTCGCGATGGGCGCCTACGAGGACCAGTGCGCCCCCGCGAACCCGCGCATGCCGATGCTCGACGACATGAAGATCCTCATGGAGGCCGCCTACTACGGCACGTCCTTCGCTGAGGTCAAGGCGTCGCGCAAGGCCGTCGGTGCAGCGGCCGTCGAGGCTGGCGCCGAGCCGGCCGAGGCTCCCAAGGCACGTAAGGCAGCTCGCAAGCGCTGA
- a CDS encoding D-alanyl-D-alanine carboxypeptidase family protein, translated as MSTSSKVEAPAPETRRSRREAALLDARAATAPVSSGAPTTGSATSAPVPVVRPHATAAVTSPYGTLGRPSAHVVVPDLEPDEAPVRATAQSGAASPARAAARPVAGRPHELLGRPVPATSWTPVPQPSIARGAELADAAVAARAALRSSGVTPARPSAVTDTGPVPRTVPAPVAAAARPAAAPAVRTVAPARVTPAEPVVASSAAPADVPTSVEAPTAPPAPAAAPSRQRTRRESVADERRRAGRATPRTAPRRPSGTRAARAGVLAALAIATVAVPVSQGIGQTGDEAVVRDYAEGRATYDVLMSPRGLSDNAVIVADTLAGRDVDLASRSEARPAIAGCDGTVVVPKTSNGRLSGEQLCNLPQQGHQLQPAAALAFAELNAQFVARFNTPICISDSYRSLSGQYSVAASRGAYAARPGTSQHGLGLALDLCSGTYRDSAKWSWLKANAPVYGFDNPAWARRGGSGMYEPWHWEFFSLVDY; from the coding sequence GTGAGCACGAGCAGCAAGGTCGAAGCTCCCGCTCCCGAGACCCGCCGTTCCCGCCGTGAGGCAGCACTCCTCGACGCCCGTGCAGCGACCGCCCCCGTCTCCTCCGGCGCACCCACCACCGGGTCGGCGACGTCAGCCCCCGTTCCTGTCGTGCGACCCCACGCGACCGCAGCCGTGACGTCCCCCTACGGGACGCTCGGCCGTCCGTCCGCGCACGTCGTCGTGCCCGACCTCGAGCCTGACGAGGCCCCCGTGCGCGCCACCGCGCAGAGCGGCGCCGCGTCGCCCGCTCGTGCGGCCGCGCGCCCCGTTGCGGGCCGTCCCCACGAGCTTCTCGGCCGCCCGGTGCCCGCGACCAGCTGGACGCCCGTGCCGCAGCCCTCGATCGCCCGGGGCGCCGAGCTCGCCGATGCCGCGGTCGCGGCGCGCGCCGCCCTGCGCTCCTCGGGCGTGACCCCCGCGCGGCCCTCCGCCGTCACCGACACCGGCCCTGTGCCGCGCACGGTCCCGGCACCCGTCGCCGCTGCTGCACGTCCCGCGGCCGCTCCGGCAGTGCGCACCGTCGCTCCCGCCAGGGTCACGCCGGCCGAGCCCGTCGTCGCGTCGTCGGCCGCCCCCGCGGATGTCCCGACCTCCGTCGAGGCGCCGACCGCCCCGCCGGCACCCGCTGCAGCACCGAGCCGCCAGCGCACCCGTCGTGAGTCCGTCGCCGACGAGCGTCGTCGTGCCGGCCGCGCGACGCCTCGCACAGCACCGCGCCGCCCCTCCGGGACCCGTGCCGCCCGCGCCGGGGTGCTTGCCGCGCTCGCGATCGCGACGGTCGCCGTCCCCGTCTCCCAGGGGATCGGTCAGACCGGCGACGAGGCCGTCGTGCGCGACTACGCCGAAGGTCGTGCGACGTACGACGTCCTCATGAGCCCGCGCGGCCTCTCCGACAACGCGGTCATCGTCGCCGACACCCTCGCGGGTCGTGACGTCGACCTCGCCTCGCGTTCCGAGGCACGCCCGGCGATCGCCGGGTGCGACGGCACGGTCGTCGTCCCGAAGACCAGCAACGGCCGCCTCTCCGGCGAACAGCTGTGCAACCTCCCGCAGCAGGGGCACCAGCTCCAGCCTGCGGCTGCGCTCGCGTTCGCCGAGCTCAACGCGCAGTTCGTCGCGCGCTTCAACACCCCGATCTGCATCTCGGACTCCTACCGCTCGCTGTCGGGCCAGTACTCGGTCGCGGCGAGCCGGGGCGCCTACGCGGCGCGTCCGGGCACGTCGCAGCACGGTCTGGGCCTGGCGCTCGACCTGTGCTCGGGCACGTATCGTGACTCGGCCAAGTGGTCGTGGCTCAAGGCGAACGCCCCGGTGTACGGCTTCGACAACCCCGCGTGGGCGCGTCGTGGCGGCTCCGGCATGTACGAGCCGTGGCACTGGGAGTTCTTCAGCCTCGTCGACTACTGA
- a CDS encoding hemolysin family protein: MSTGTALLVGLALLVGNAFFVGAEFAVLSARRSAIEPLAEAGNRRARTVLWAMEHVSLMLACAQLGVTVCSIGLGMVAEPAIAHALEDPLAALRVPAALVHPVAFTIALAIVVYLHVVLGEMVPKNLAVAGPDAAVMWFGPPLVWLGRAVRPLIVVLNRLANLFVRLGGVEPQDEVASAFTAEQVHSIVEVSRQEGVLDDEQGLLAGSLEFSERVAREVMVPTDALTALVAGATPDDVEHAVTRTGFSRFPLVATEGGPVTGYLHLKDVLYAGESDHDVPVPTWRVRSLATVGPEDEVEEVLAAMQRDGAHLALVVDEGRQTGVVFLEDILEELVGEVRDAMQREADRP, from the coding sequence ATGAGCACCGGCACCGCCCTCCTCGTGGGGCTTGCGCTGCTCGTCGGCAACGCGTTCTTCGTCGGCGCGGAGTTCGCGGTGCTCTCCGCCCGACGCTCGGCGATCGAGCCGCTCGCCGAGGCCGGCAACCGGCGCGCCCGGACCGTCCTGTGGGCGATGGAGCACGTCTCGCTCATGCTCGCGTGCGCGCAGCTCGGCGTCACCGTGTGCTCGATCGGTCTCGGCATGGTCGCCGAGCCCGCGATCGCGCACGCGCTCGAGGACCCGCTCGCGGCGCTGCGCGTGCCGGCGGCGCTCGTCCACCCTGTCGCGTTCACGATCGCGCTCGCGATCGTCGTCTACCTCCATGTCGTCCTCGGCGAGATGGTGCCGAAGAACCTCGCGGTCGCGGGTCCGGACGCGGCGGTCATGTGGTTCGGCCCGCCGCTCGTGTGGCTCGGACGTGCCGTGAGGCCCCTCATCGTCGTCCTCAACCGGCTCGCCAACCTCTTCGTGAGGCTCGGCGGGGTCGAGCCGCAGGACGAGGTCGCGTCGGCGTTCACGGCCGAGCAGGTGCACTCGATCGTCGAGGTCTCGCGCCAGGAGGGCGTCCTCGACGACGAGCAGGGACTGCTCGCGGGCTCGCTCGAGTTCTCCGAGCGGGTCGCGCGCGAGGTCATGGTGCCGACGGACGCGCTCACGGCGCTCGTCGCGGGTGCGACGCCCGACGACGTCGAGCACGCGGTCACCCGGACGGGCTTCTCACGATTCCCGCTCGTCGCGACCGAGGGTGGTCCCGTGACGGGCTATCTCCACCTCAAGGACGTCCTCTACGCGGGGGAGTCCGACCACGACGTCCCCGTGCCGACGTGGCGGGTGCGCTCGCTCGCGACCGTCGGTCCGGAGGACGAGGTCGAGGAGGTCCTCGCCGCGATGCAGCGCGACGGTGCCCACCTGGCGCTCGTCGTCGACGAGGGGCGGCAGACAGGCGTCGTCTTCCTCGAGGACATCCTCGAGGAGCTCGTCGGCGAGGTCCGGGACGCGATGCAGCGCGAGGCCGACCGTCCATGA
- a CDS encoding hemolysin family protein yields MLADWLLVAFGVLLTAGTAVFVASEFALVTIDPAGLESEIAQRSGPGGPDRRTRSVLAALRSLSTELSSSQVGITVTTILLGYTAQPALQRLLVHGFGLTGWAASIVSVVATVTALVLVNLFSMLAGELIPKNFALSAPLATARLVVPVQRVFTRAMHPLITGLNGSANALLRRLGVEPREELSGARSAPELLSLVRRSAQQGTLEASTALLLKNSLELEQLDASDVMTDRTRLVVLTREDSAQRVVELSRSTGHSRFPVIDGSRDEIVGLVHVRRAVGVPRERRAEVPAAALMVEAPTVPETARLGPLLVTLRGLGLQMAVVLDEYGGTAGVVTLEDVVEELVGDVADEHDVRRAGATRQADGAWLLPGLLRPDELTEQTGLVVPDSPVYETLGGLVMSLLGRLPDIGDEVDVDGVHLEVVGMHGRRVARLRATHVAATEEDA; encoded by the coding sequence GTGCTGGCCGACTGGCTGCTCGTCGCGTTCGGGGTCCTGCTCACCGCAGGCACCGCGGTGTTCGTCGCGAGCGAGTTCGCGCTCGTGACGATCGACCCGGCCGGGCTCGAGTCCGAGATCGCGCAGAGGTCGGGGCCGGGGGGCCCCGACCGGCGCACGCGGTCAGTCCTCGCGGCGCTGCGCTCGCTGTCGACCGAGCTCTCGAGCTCGCAGGTCGGCATCACCGTGACGACGATCCTCCTGGGCTACACCGCTCAGCCCGCGCTGCAGCGGCTCCTCGTGCACGGGTTCGGGCTCACCGGGTGGGCGGCGTCGATCGTCTCCGTCGTCGCGACCGTGACCGCGCTCGTGCTCGTCAACCTCTTCTCGATGCTCGCGGGCGAGCTCATCCCCAAGAACTTCGCGCTCAGCGCGCCGCTCGCGACCGCACGGCTCGTCGTGCCCGTGCAGCGCGTCTTCACGCGCGCCATGCACCCGCTCATCACGGGCCTCAACGGCTCGGCCAACGCGCTCCTGCGTCGGCTCGGCGTCGAGCCCCGTGAGGAGCTCTCGGGCGCGCGTTCCGCGCCCGAGCTGCTCTCGCTCGTGCGCCGCTCGGCGCAGCAGGGCACGCTCGAGGCGTCGACGGCGCTCCTCCTCAAGAACTCCCTCGAGCTCGAGCAGCTCGACGCGTCCGACGTCATGACGGACCGCACGCGCCTCGTCGTCCTCACGCGTGAGGACTCCGCGCAGCGCGTCGTCGAGCTCTCGCGCTCCACGGGGCACTCGCGCTTCCCGGTCATCGACGGCTCGCGCGACGAGATCGTCGGGCTCGTCCACGTGCGCCGGGCCGTGGGGGTGCCGCGCGAGCGCCGCGCCGAGGTCCCGGCCGCCGCGCTCATGGTCGAGGCCCCGACGGTTCCCGAGACCGCCCGGCTCGGGCCGCTCCTCGTCACGCTGCGCGGCCTCGGCCTGCAGATGGCCGTCGTGCTCGACGAGTACGGCGGCACCGCGGGCGTCGTCACGCTCGAGGACGTCGTCGAGGAGCTCGTCGGGGACGTCGCCGACGAGCACGACGTGCGGCGCGCGGGCGCGACCCGCCAGGCCGACGGCGCGTGGCTGCTGCCGGGCCTCCTTCGGCCCGACGAGCTCACGGAGCAGACGGGTCTCGTCGTCCCCGACTCTCCCGTCTACGAGACGCTCGGCGGGCTCGTCATGTCGCTGCTCGGACGGCTCCCCGACATCGGCGACGAGGTCGACGTCGACGGCGTGCACCTCGAGGTGGTCGGCATGCACGGGCGCCGTGTCGCGCGGTTGCGTGCGACGCACGTCGCCGCGACCGAGGAGGACGCATGA
- a CDS encoding response regulator transcription factor: MSSNAASTGAARGTTILVVEDESTIATAIAQRLTAEGWRVEVARDGLAGVAAASRVLPDAVVLDVMLPGIDGLEVCRRIQAERPVPILMLTARDDETDMLIGLGVGADDYMTKPFSMRELVARLKALLRRVDRAQQAATSPVGEPPIIAGDVTIDRDQRRVHRGGEEIHLTPTEFELLVMLASSPRTVLTRERLLAEVWDWVDASGTRTVDSHIKAVRRKLGAELIRTVHGVGYAFEPPVDGDEGAKG; the protein is encoded by the coding sequence ATGAGCAGCAACGCAGCCAGCACCGGTGCCGCGCGCGGCACGACGATCCTCGTCGTCGAGGACGAGTCGACGATCGCCACGGCGATCGCCCAGCGACTCACCGCCGAGGGGTGGCGGGTCGAGGTCGCCCGCGACGGTCTTGCGGGTGTCGCGGCCGCCAGCCGCGTCCTGCCCGACGCCGTCGTGCTCGACGTCATGCTCCCGGGCATCGACGGGCTCGAGGTGTGCCGCCGCATCCAGGCCGAGCGCCCCGTGCCGATCCTCATGCTCACGGCGCGCGACGACGAGACGGACATGCTCATCGGACTCGGCGTGGGTGCCGACGACTACATGACGAAGCCGTTCTCGATGCGCGAGCTCGTCGCGCGGCTCAAGGCGCTCCTGCGCCGGGTGGACCGCGCGCAGCAGGCCGCGACCTCCCCCGTGGGCGAGCCCCCGATCATCGCGGGCGACGTGACGATCGACCGCGACCAGCGGCGGGTGCACCGAGGCGGCGAGGAGATCCACCTCACGCCGACGGAGTTCGAGCTGCTCGTCATGCTCGCGAGCTCGCCGCGGACGGTCCTCACGCGCGAGCGGCTGCTCGCGGAGGTGTGGGACTGGGTCGACGCGAGCGGCACGCGCACCGTCGACTCCCACATCAAGGCGGTGCGCCGCAAACTCGGCGCCGAGCTCATCCGCACGGTCCACGGCGTGGGCTACGCCTTCGAGCCGCCCGTGGACGGCGACGAGGGCGCGAAGGGCTGA
- a CDS encoding ATP-binding protein, with amino-acid sequence MRPLDLLRSIRTKLGVLVIATNALAALITWMGLRMHLGPTRTFPLALIVSIIVTAILARGMTSPLREMTAAARAMAGGDYSRRVRATSRDEVGQLAVAFNQMADDLATGDQQRRDLIANVSHELRTPVAALRAQLENIVDGVTPATPATLGTALTQTERLSRLVTYLLDLSRIEAGAADLTVTTVHVADFLDAVVDEVEMVEAGKNLVFEVDVTPAELTLPADPDRLSQIFVNLLHNAIRHAPHGSTVRVAAMRRGDRVVIDVADEGPGIAAADRSRIFERFVHGATPQATASAGTSGGTGIGLAIVRWAVALHDGDIEVVDSEQGATFRVSLPAPRLRGLRVPGRDAGT; translated from the coding sequence GTGCGTCCGCTCGACCTCCTGCGCTCGATCCGGACGAAGCTCGGGGTGCTGGTCATCGCGACGAACGCCCTCGCCGCGCTCATCACGTGGATGGGCCTGCGGATGCACCTCGGGCCGACGCGGACGTTCCCGCTCGCGCTCATCGTCTCGATCATCGTGACGGCCATCCTGGCGCGCGGCATGACGTCGCCGCTCCGGGAGATGACGGCGGCTGCGCGTGCGATGGCGGGCGGCGACTACTCGCGCCGCGTGCGGGCGACGAGCCGCGACGAGGTGGGGCAGCTCGCCGTCGCGTTCAACCAGATGGCCGACGACCTCGCGACGGGCGACCAGCAGCGGCGCGACCTCATCGCGAACGTGTCGCACGAGCTGCGCACACCGGTGGCTGCGCTGCGCGCGCAGCTCGAGAACATCGTCGACGGCGTGACCCCGGCGACGCCCGCGACCCTCGGGACGGCGCTCACGCAGACCGAGCGGCTCTCGCGGCTCGTCACCTATCTGCTCGACCTCTCGCGGATCGAGGCGGGCGCGGCGGACCTCACCGTGACGACGGTGCACGTCGCCGACTTCCTCGACGCGGTCGTCGACGAGGTCGAGATGGTCGAGGCGGGCAAGAACCTCGTCTTCGAGGTCGACGTGACGCCGGCGGAGCTCACGCTCCCCGCGGACCCGGACCGGCTCTCGCAGATCTTCGTCAACCTCCTCCACAACGCGATCCGGCATGCGCCGCACGGTTCGACGGTGCGTGTCGCGGCGATGCGCCGCGGGGACCGGGTCGTCATCGACGTCGCGGACGAGGGGCCCGGCATCGCTGCGGCGGACCGGTCGCGGATCTTCGAGCGTTTCGTCCACGGGGCGACGCCGCAGGCGACGGCGAGCGCCGGGACGTCGGGCGGCACGGGCATCGGGCTCGCGATCGTGCGGTGGGCTGTCGCGCTGCACGACGGGGACATCGAGGTCGTCGACTCCGAGCAGGGGGCGACGTTCCGGGTGTCGCTGCCCGCACCGCGCCTGCGCGGGCTGCGGGTGCCGGGTCGCGACGCCGGCACGTAA
- a CDS encoding ABC transporter ATP-binding protein yields the protein MTISDSPPGTAARLSVRGLTKRFGTVHAVEDLTFDVTPGRVTGFLGPNGAGKTTTLRMLVGLATPTAGSATIGGRRYSELTDPARTIGVALEASTFHPGRTARAHLRMFAPAAGADAARVEQLLDLVGLTPDADRRVGGYSTGMRQRLALATALLGDPEILVLDEPTNGLDPAGIAWLRSFMRNFAASGRTVLVSSHILSEVQHSVDDVVIVAHGRLVHTSSLTELAARAVRTVTVASPDPAALAAVVAQRGWASEPADATSPGALRLRDVHAAEVGTAAFAAGVELHLLSEDSPGLEDVFLRLTGQTTEVAA from the coding sequence ATGACGATCTCCGACTCCCCGCCAGGAACGGCTGCGCGCCTGTCCGTCCGCGGGCTCACCAAGCGATTCGGCACCGTGCACGCCGTCGAGGACCTGACGTTCGACGTCACCCCCGGCCGCGTCACGGGCTTCCTCGGCCCCAACGGCGCCGGCAAGACGACGACGCTGCGCATGCTCGTCGGCCTCGCGACCCCCACGGCCGGGTCCGCGACGATCGGCGGGAGGCGCTACTCCGAGCTCACGGACCCCGCCCGTACGATCGGCGTCGCGCTCGAGGCCTCGACGTTCCACCCTGGACGCACCGCACGTGCGCACCTGCGCATGTTCGCGCCCGCCGCCGGGGCCGACGCGGCACGCGTCGAGCAGCTCCTCGACCTCGTCGGGCTCACCCCCGACGCCGATCGCCGGGTCGGAGGCTACTCGACCGGCATGCGGCAGCGGCTCGCGCTCGCGACCGCGCTCCTCGGCGACCCCGAGATCCTCGTGCTCGACGAGCCGACGAACGGCCTCGACCCCGCGGGCATCGCGTGGCTGCGCTCGTTCATGCGCAACTTCGCCGCGAGCGGCCGCACGGTCCTCGTCTCGAGCCACATCCTCTCGGAGGTGCAGCACTCGGTCGACGACGTCGTCATCGTCGCCCACGGCCGGCTCGTGCACACCTCCTCGCTCACGGAGCTCGCGGCGCGCGCGGTCCGCACCGTCACGGTCGCGTCGCCCGACCCCGCGGCGCTCGCCGCCGTCGTCGCGCAGCGCGGCTGGGCGTCCGAGCCCGCCGACGCCACGTCGCCCGGCGCACTGCGCCTCCGGGACGTGCACGCCGCCGAGGTCGGCACCGCGGCCTTCGCCGCCGGCGTCGAGCTCCACCTCCTCTCGGAGGACTCCCCGGGGCTCGAGGACGTCTTCCTCCGCCTCACCGGTCAGACGACGGAGGTGGCGGCATGA